In Anthonomus grandis grandis chromosome 5, icAntGran1.3, whole genome shotgun sequence, the following are encoded in one genomic region:
- the LOC126736223 gene encoding putative epidermal cell surface receptor isoform X1, with amino-acid sequence MAKGRRVLVFWGLVLVLVRWCAVSGNGMEIDGCAGQESCIRMLQPEDDDLAVLGLHSIPTETKPKALSMIMPEDDQDVHTDFRPTPLPPLNSSSPHPSEEPIRGRALNFTLEEAHPTNKLLTNSSAHDEFDLSDVTIHDDEEGMMPEQEEAFSSKILVPNRKEQKAGLNVTTSLGVCEKGGLTYENGEKLEVGCDSVCTCKMGKMVCEDRCTGPFFRKGKKIDDPLCNEKETEDPCCAIMVCAGDTETEPLEMCSYGNKTYNRGDTFHKGCDEVCICEIAGKVSCKPRCPQIKKTPECFEISDPNDECCKKVLCDVTLDDHQDHEKDEPSNATQPKPLQNLHKVLSAVQPNSTVIILEIEPKYEEEDVNLPVVEVSNDKSEWNYYQLFPRGELYVKEHYKYVRLEGTDDIIEVKPVSEKNRVSKEVTKQKAADKCQFKGKSFKEGEEFNDDCQSLCVCKNGEMRCLKLECPTYFGVDVLDPSCVEWETIPPNFKPSAPNCCPDQVRCKNNGSCTYKGNSFKNWEQLPINVTGCEKRCYCEMGHVECQNTCPPVPALPPANLGCPPNLAALKPSPDDDCCMFWTCNESNKEQANVTKPDPQRYKNKTQQTFGPAFLDRQPSKVLGPLAVYENEDLNNVDPLDKPRLKPEENPFVKTHLDDQHEIAIHGHGGPDDLLQFLHQHPEIHGLPSGSVVEVHKVDPSKANQFLQINDINGALHGNEKPPGVPLVKRPGHREDISLEEILQELHKNVNPNGQQGGPLVPFPHNPPTFGGQQTVDLTQTGNKTNSNNAFNNHYPDDFGFSQPRDDISVHALEAIDPHTIRLAFMVPPVIVGLHGRVEVRYTFKDTNDFNSWDLQVFAPPNDLIATPSLEFDLLDLVPDKEYKIKITITLRDLHNTPSSRVYKIRTPPDTQSTTLPPQIPIEPDMEISDINSTWVSVMWRKFTEYESQFIDGVQLRYREIDGKIYTATPLIHRAVNSYIIEGLKPNTKYELGIFFIPFPGQHTELKAEHMLQLTTANLVDTYDFNVVLEISHIKSTSVEISWNGVPYPEDKYVNIYRAIYQSDSGKEDLSTFKIAKRDSPTKTIITDLKPGTRYRLWLEIYLTNGKIRTSNVQDFITKPRAAPPLGSSSQDKISRASEFADSRGDYYGPLVIVAILAAIAILSTLILLLILVRRHNQNKASITPPSTRISQSAYDNPTYKVEIQQETMGL; translated from the exons ATGACGACTTGGCCGTCCTGGGCCTCCACTCCATCCCAACCGAAACCAAACCGAAAGCGTTGAGCATGATCATGCCAGAGGACGACCAGGATGTACATACGGATTTCCGACCTACACCTCTACCCCCGTT GAACAGTTCCTCACCTCATCCCTCAGAAGAACCGATAAGAGGACGAGCCTTGAATTTTACTTTGGAAGAAGCCCACCCGACCAATAAACTATTGACTAACTCATCCGCTCATGATGAGTTCGACCTCAGTGACGTCACTATACACGACGACGAAGAGGGAATGATGCCCGAACAGGAGGAGGCTTTCAGTTCGAAAATTCTGGTTCCCAACAGGAAGGAACAAAAGGCGGGATTGAATGTCACTACTTCGCTTG GTGTATGTGAAAAGGGAGGATTAACGTACGAAAACGGTGAAAAACTGGAGGTGGGCTGCGACTCCGTTTGCACCTGTAAAATGGGCAAAATGGTGTGCGAGGACCGTTGCACAGGACCATTTTTTAGAAAAGGAAAGAAGATCGACGATCCGCTTTGTAACGAGAAAGAGACCGAGGATCCTTGTTGTGCCATTATGGTTTGTGCAGGAGATACCG aaaCAGAACCTCTGGAAATGTGCTCTTATggtaataaaacttataatagaGGCGATACTTTCCATAAGGGATGCGATGAGGTGTGTATCTGTGAAATTGCTGGCAAAGTATCGTGTAAACCCAG GTGTCcccaaatcaaaaaaaccccCGAATGTTTCGAAATCTCCGACCCGAACGACGAATGTTGCAAGAAAGTGTTGTGCGACGTCACCTTGGACGACCATCAGGACCACGAAAAAGACGAACCCTCCAATGCGACCCAACCAAAACCCCTGCAGAACCTCCATAAAGTTTTATCAGCTGTCCAACCGAATTCCACCGTGATCATATTGGAAATCGAGCCGAAATATGAGGAGGAAGACGTGAATCTACCTGTCGTAG AGGTGAGCAACGACAAATCGGAATGGAACTATTATCAACTGTTTCCTAGAGGTGAATTATACGTTAAGGAGCATTATAAATATGTGAGGTTAGAGGGAACAGATGACATTATAGAGGTGAAACCAGTGAGTGAAAAAAATCGTGTGAGTAAGGAGGTGACCAAGCAGAAAGCGGCCGATAAGTGTCAGTTTAAAGGGAAAAGTTTCAAAGAGGGTGAGGAGTTTAACGACGACTGTCAGTCCTTGTGCGTGTGTAAAAATGGCGAAATGCGCTGCTTGAAGTTGGAGTGTCCCACTTATTTTGGTGTTGACGTTTTGG ATCCTTCATGCGTCGAATGGGAAACGATCCCGCCGAACTTCAAACCGTCCGCACCAAATTGCTGTCCAGACCAAGTAAGATGCAAAAATAACGGCTCATGTACCTACAAGGGAAACTCCTTTAAAAACTGGGAACAGTTGCCTATTAACGTTACCGGATGCGAAAAACG ATGTTATTGCGAAATGGGACACGTGGAGTGTCAAAATACTTGTCCACCCGTTCCAGCTTTACCACCGGCCAACCTTGGATGTCCCCCCAACTTAGCTGCCCTAAAACCCTCTCCAGATGATGATTGTTGCATGTTCTGGACTTGTAATGAGTCGAATAAGGAACAAG CCAACGTGACCAAACCAGACCCTCAAAGGTACAAAAACAAGACGCAACAGACCTTTGGACCGGCATTTCTGGATCGCCAGCCCAGCAAGGTGTTGGGACCCCTTGCTGTCTACGAAAACGAGGATCTTAATAACGTGGATCCCTTAGATAAGCCCCGTCTTAAACCGGAAGAGAACCCTTTCGTTAAAACGCATTTGGATGATCAACACGAGATCGCCATTCACGGCCACGGGGGTCCGGATGATTTACTACAATTCTTACACCAGCATCCGGAGATTCACGGGCTTCCTTCCGGTTCTGTTGTGGAAGTCCATAAAGTGGATCCCAGTAAGGCGAACCAGTTTTTGCAAATTAACGATATCAATGGGGCGCTGCACGGTAACGAGAAACCACCCGGGGTGCCTTTGGTAAAACGTCCCGGTCATAGGGAGGACATTTCTCTGGAGGAGATCCTGCAGGAGTTGCATAAGAATGTTAATCCTAACGGGCAACAGGGGGGGCCGCTTGTACCTTTTCCCCATAACCCACCGACGTTTGGGGGACAACAGACTGTGGACTTGACTCAGACTGGCAATAAGACTAATAGTAACA ACGCGTTTAACAATCATTACCCGGACGACTTTGGCTTCAGTCAACCGCGAGACGACATATCCGTTCATGCCTTGGAAGCCATCGATCCCCACACCATCAGGTTGGCCTTCATGGTACCACCGGTGATCGTTGGGTTACACGGAAGGGTCGAAGTCAGATACACCTTTAAGGA TACAAACGATTTCAACTCTTGGGACCTCCAAGTGTTCGCACCACCAAACGATTTGATCGCCACGCCGTCTCTCGAGTTCGATTTGCTCGACTTGGTGCCTGATAAggagtataaaattaaaatcaccatAACGTTGAG GGACCTGCATAACACGCCTTCCTCCAGGGTGTATAAGATAAGAACACCACCAGACACTCAAAGTACCACCTTGCCACCTCAGATACCAATTGAACCTGATATGGAGATCTCTGATATTAATTCCACGTGGGTGTCAGTGATGTGGCGGAAGTTTACTGAATACGAATCGCAA ttTATTGATGGTGTCCAGCTGAGGTATCGAGAGATTGACGGGAAAATTTATACGGCAACACCATTGATCCATAGGGCAGTCAACTCGTACATTATTGAAGGCCTTAAGCCGAATACGAAGTACGAGCTTGGGATATTCTTTATACCGTTTCCAG GCCAACATACTGAGCTGAAAGCTGAACATATGCTGCAACTGACTACGGCCAATCTAGTGGACACGTACGATTTTAATGTGGTTTTGGAGATTTCTCATATTAAGTCTACTAGTGTCGAGATATCTTGGAACGGAGTGCCTTATCCCGAGgataaatatgttaatatttatcG AGCAATATACCAAAGTGACTCCGGTAAAGAAGACTTGAGCACCTTCAAAATAGCAAAACGCGACTCGCCCACTAAAACGATCATAACCGACCTGAAACCTGGAACCAGATACAGACTGTGGCTGGagatttatttaacaaatgGCAAAATTCGGACCAGTAACGTGCAGGATTTCATTACGAAACCGAGGGCCGCGCCCCCTCTGGGCTCATCTTCACAAG ATAAAATCTCCAGAGCGTCAGAGTTCGCGGATAGCAGAGGAGACTATTACGGTCCCTTAGTAATAGTGGCGATCCTGGCCGCCATCGCTATCCTCAGCACATTAATTCTGCTTCTGATATTAGTGAGGAGGCACAACCAGAATAAGGCCTCAATAACACCTCCTTCCACCAGAATTAGTCAGTCTGCGTACGATAATCCCACGTATAAAGTGGAAATTCAGCAAGAAACGATGG gtCTGTGA
- the LOC126736223 gene encoding putative epidermal cell surface receptor isoform X3: MAKGRRVLVFWGLVLVLVRWCAVSGNGMEIDGCAGQESCIRMLQPEDDDLAVLGLHSIPTETKPKALSMIMPEDDQDVHTDFRPTPLPPLNSSSPHPSEEPIRGRALNFTLEEAHPTNKLLTNSSAHDEFDLSDVTIHDDEEGMMPEQEEAFSSKILVPNRKEQKAGLNVTTSLGVCEKGGLTYENGEKLEVGCDSVCTCKMGKMVCEDRCTGPFFRKGKKIDDPLCNEKETEDPCCAIMVCAGDTETEPLEMCSYGNKTYNRGDTFHKGCDEVCICEIAGKVSCKPRCPQIKKTPECFEISDPNDECCKKVLCDVTLDDHQDHEKDEPSNATQPKPLQNLHKVLSAVQPNSTVIILEIEPKYEEEDVNLPVVEVSNDKSEWNYYQLFPRGELYVKEHYKYVRLEGTDDIIEVKPVSEKNRVSKEVTKQKAADKCQFKGKSFKEGEEFNDDCQSLCVCKNGEMRCLKLECPTYFGVDVLDPSCVEWETIPPNFKPSAPNCCPDQVRCKNNGSCTYKGNSFKNWEQLPINVTGCEKRCYCEMGHVECQNTCPPVPALPPANLGCPPNLAALKPSPDDDCCMFWTCNESNKEQDAFNNHYPDDFGFSQPRDDISVHALEAIDPHTIRLAFMVPPVIVGLHGRVEVRYTFKDTNDFNSWDLQVFAPPNDLIATPSLEFDLLDLVPDKEYKIKITITLRDLHNTPSSRVYKIRTPPDTQSTTLPPQIPIEPDMEISDINSTWVSVMWRKFTEYESQFIDGVQLRYREIDGKIYTATPLIHRAVNSYIIEGLKPNTKYELGIFFIPFPGQHTELKAEHMLQLTTANLVDTYDFNVVLEISHIKSTSVEISWNGVPYPEDKYVNIYRAIYQSDSGKEDLSTFKIAKRDSPTKTIITDLKPGTRYRLWLEIYLTNGKIRTSNVQDFITKPRAAPPLGSSSQDKISRASEFADSRGDYYGPLVIVAILAAIAILSTLILLLILVRRHNQNKASITPPSTRISQSAYDNPTYKVEIQQETMGL, translated from the exons ATGACGACTTGGCCGTCCTGGGCCTCCACTCCATCCCAACCGAAACCAAACCGAAAGCGTTGAGCATGATCATGCCAGAGGACGACCAGGATGTACATACGGATTTCCGACCTACACCTCTACCCCCGTT GAACAGTTCCTCACCTCATCCCTCAGAAGAACCGATAAGAGGACGAGCCTTGAATTTTACTTTGGAAGAAGCCCACCCGACCAATAAACTATTGACTAACTCATCCGCTCATGATGAGTTCGACCTCAGTGACGTCACTATACACGACGACGAAGAGGGAATGATGCCCGAACAGGAGGAGGCTTTCAGTTCGAAAATTCTGGTTCCCAACAGGAAGGAACAAAAGGCGGGATTGAATGTCACTACTTCGCTTG GTGTATGTGAAAAGGGAGGATTAACGTACGAAAACGGTGAAAAACTGGAGGTGGGCTGCGACTCCGTTTGCACCTGTAAAATGGGCAAAATGGTGTGCGAGGACCGTTGCACAGGACCATTTTTTAGAAAAGGAAAGAAGATCGACGATCCGCTTTGTAACGAGAAAGAGACCGAGGATCCTTGTTGTGCCATTATGGTTTGTGCAGGAGATACCG aaaCAGAACCTCTGGAAATGTGCTCTTATggtaataaaacttataatagaGGCGATACTTTCCATAAGGGATGCGATGAGGTGTGTATCTGTGAAATTGCTGGCAAAGTATCGTGTAAACCCAG GTGTCcccaaatcaaaaaaaccccCGAATGTTTCGAAATCTCCGACCCGAACGACGAATGTTGCAAGAAAGTGTTGTGCGACGTCACCTTGGACGACCATCAGGACCACGAAAAAGACGAACCCTCCAATGCGACCCAACCAAAACCCCTGCAGAACCTCCATAAAGTTTTATCAGCTGTCCAACCGAATTCCACCGTGATCATATTGGAAATCGAGCCGAAATATGAGGAGGAAGACGTGAATCTACCTGTCGTAG AGGTGAGCAACGACAAATCGGAATGGAACTATTATCAACTGTTTCCTAGAGGTGAATTATACGTTAAGGAGCATTATAAATATGTGAGGTTAGAGGGAACAGATGACATTATAGAGGTGAAACCAGTGAGTGAAAAAAATCGTGTGAGTAAGGAGGTGACCAAGCAGAAAGCGGCCGATAAGTGTCAGTTTAAAGGGAAAAGTTTCAAAGAGGGTGAGGAGTTTAACGACGACTGTCAGTCCTTGTGCGTGTGTAAAAATGGCGAAATGCGCTGCTTGAAGTTGGAGTGTCCCACTTATTTTGGTGTTGACGTTTTGG ATCCTTCATGCGTCGAATGGGAAACGATCCCGCCGAACTTCAAACCGTCCGCACCAAATTGCTGTCCAGACCAAGTAAGATGCAAAAATAACGGCTCATGTACCTACAAGGGAAACTCCTTTAAAAACTGGGAACAGTTGCCTATTAACGTTACCGGATGCGAAAAACG ATGTTATTGCGAAATGGGACACGTGGAGTGTCAAAATACTTGTCCACCCGTTCCAGCTTTACCACCGGCCAACCTTGGATGTCCCCCCAACTTAGCTGCCCTAAAACCCTCTCCAGATGATGATTGTTGCATGTTCTGGACTTGTAATGAGTCGAATAAGGAACAAG ACGCGTTTAACAATCATTACCCGGACGACTTTGGCTTCAGTCAACCGCGAGACGACATATCCGTTCATGCCTTGGAAGCCATCGATCCCCACACCATCAGGTTGGCCTTCATGGTACCACCGGTGATCGTTGGGTTACACGGAAGGGTCGAAGTCAGATACACCTTTAAGGA TACAAACGATTTCAACTCTTGGGACCTCCAAGTGTTCGCACCACCAAACGATTTGATCGCCACGCCGTCTCTCGAGTTCGATTTGCTCGACTTGGTGCCTGATAAggagtataaaattaaaatcaccatAACGTTGAG GGACCTGCATAACACGCCTTCCTCCAGGGTGTATAAGATAAGAACACCACCAGACACTCAAAGTACCACCTTGCCACCTCAGATACCAATTGAACCTGATATGGAGATCTCTGATATTAATTCCACGTGGGTGTCAGTGATGTGGCGGAAGTTTACTGAATACGAATCGCAA ttTATTGATGGTGTCCAGCTGAGGTATCGAGAGATTGACGGGAAAATTTATACGGCAACACCATTGATCCATAGGGCAGTCAACTCGTACATTATTGAAGGCCTTAAGCCGAATACGAAGTACGAGCTTGGGATATTCTTTATACCGTTTCCAG GCCAACATACTGAGCTGAAAGCTGAACATATGCTGCAACTGACTACGGCCAATCTAGTGGACACGTACGATTTTAATGTGGTTTTGGAGATTTCTCATATTAAGTCTACTAGTGTCGAGATATCTTGGAACGGAGTGCCTTATCCCGAGgataaatatgttaatatttatcG AGCAATATACCAAAGTGACTCCGGTAAAGAAGACTTGAGCACCTTCAAAATAGCAAAACGCGACTCGCCCACTAAAACGATCATAACCGACCTGAAACCTGGAACCAGATACAGACTGTGGCTGGagatttatttaacaaatgGCAAAATTCGGACCAGTAACGTGCAGGATTTCATTACGAAACCGAGGGCCGCGCCCCCTCTGGGCTCATCTTCACAAG ATAAAATCTCCAGAGCGTCAGAGTTCGCGGATAGCAGAGGAGACTATTACGGTCCCTTAGTAATAGTGGCGATCCTGGCCGCCATCGCTATCCTCAGCACATTAATTCTGCTTCTGATATTAGTGAGGAGGCACAACCAGAATAAGGCCTCAATAACACCTCCTTCCACCAGAATTAGTCAGTCTGCGTACGATAATCCCACGTATAAAGTGGAAATTCAGCAAGAAACGATGG gtCTGTGA
- the LOC126736231 gene encoding uncharacterized protein LOC126736231 yields the protein MKKLILSSFLFGIVVSEWVEITRVGSMKDKDTVDPVEITLGRPQFYDATTQNSEEVELQSEGDYYEETLERSVEDDSREEEDNSEGEQALPEQSITMSVFRHIQDQLLDFKGRTFDAKVDHLKKLRDTILYEIKHRISKLFKPFNDPSSARTLYKDDGEHHIDYPSHEGALMTIGFLTFAVFLIKLVLKLIYTLKMKQQFYQTTTTTTPVSIFLREEETARILKSIEEYPLT from the exons atgaaaaaactaattttatcgTCGTTCCTGTTCGGAATAGTTGTGAGCGAATGGGTGGAAATAACCAGAGTTGGGAGCATGAAAGATAAGGATACTG tgGATCCAGTGGAAATTACTTTGGGACGACCTCAGTTTTACGATGCCACCACTCAAAATTCAGAAGAAGTTGAACTGCAATCAGAAGGTGATTATTATGAAGAAACGCTGGAAAGAAGTGTCGAAGACGATTCAAGAGAAGAAGAGGATAATAGTGAGGGGGAACAAGCACTTCCTGAACAAAGTATCACGATGTCCGTGTTCAGGCACATACAGGACCAACTTCTAGACTTTAAAGGGAGAACTTTTGATGCCAAAGTTGATCATTTAAAAAAGCTTCGTGATACCATTTTGTACGAAATTA AACAcagaatttctaaattatttaaaccatTTAATGATCCGTCATCTGCTCGTACACTTTACAAAGACGACGGTGAACACCACATCGACTACCCTTCGCACGAGGGTGCCCTAATGACTATTGGGTTCCTAACTTTTGCGGTTTTCCTCATCAAATTGGTCCTT AAAttaatatacacattaaaaatGAAACAGCAATTTTACCAAACTACCACAACCACCACTCCGGTCAGCATATTCTTACGAGAAGAGGAAACTGCCCGAATACTTAAGTCTATTGAGGAATATCCTTTGACGTGA
- the LOC126736223 gene encoding putative epidermal cell surface receptor isoform X2 — MIMPEDDQDVHTDFRPTPLPPLNSSSPHPSEEPIRGRALNFTLEEAHPTNKLLTNSSAHDEFDLSDVTIHDDEEGMMPEQEEAFSSKILVPNRKEQKAGLNVTTSLGVCEKGGLTYENGEKLEVGCDSVCTCKMGKMVCEDRCTGPFFRKGKKIDDPLCNEKETEDPCCAIMVCAGDTETEPLEMCSYGNKTYNRGDTFHKGCDEVCICEIAGKVSCKPRCPQIKKTPECFEISDPNDECCKKVLCDVTLDDHQDHEKDEPSNATQPKPLQNLHKVLSAVQPNSTVIILEIEPKYEEEDVNLPVVEVSNDKSEWNYYQLFPRGELYVKEHYKYVRLEGTDDIIEVKPVSEKNRVSKEVTKQKAADKCQFKGKSFKEGEEFNDDCQSLCVCKNGEMRCLKLECPTYFGVDVLDPSCVEWETIPPNFKPSAPNCCPDQVRCKNNGSCTYKGNSFKNWEQLPINVTGCEKRCYCEMGHVECQNTCPPVPALPPANLGCPPNLAALKPSPDDDCCMFWTCNESNKEQANVTKPDPQRYKNKTQQTFGPAFLDRQPSKVLGPLAVYENEDLNNVDPLDKPRLKPEENPFVKTHLDDQHEIAIHGHGGPDDLLQFLHQHPEIHGLPSGSVVEVHKVDPSKANQFLQINDINGALHGNEKPPGVPLVKRPGHREDISLEEILQELHKNVNPNGQQGGPLVPFPHNPPTFGGQQTVDLTQTGNKTNSNNAFNNHYPDDFGFSQPRDDISVHALEAIDPHTIRLAFMVPPVIVGLHGRVEVRYTFKDTNDFNSWDLQVFAPPNDLIATPSLEFDLLDLVPDKEYKIKITITLRDLHNTPSSRVYKIRTPPDTQSTTLPPQIPIEPDMEISDINSTWVSVMWRKFTEYESQFIDGVQLRYREIDGKIYTATPLIHRAVNSYIIEGLKPNTKYELGIFFIPFPGQHTELKAEHMLQLTTANLVDTYDFNVVLEISHIKSTSVEISWNGVPYPEDKYVNIYRAIYQSDSGKEDLSTFKIAKRDSPTKTIITDLKPGTRYRLWLEIYLTNGKIRTSNVQDFITKPRAAPPLGSSSQDKISRASEFADSRGDYYGPLVIVAILAAIAILSTLILLLILVRRHNQNKASITPPSTRISQSAYDNPTYKVEIQQETMGL, encoded by the exons ATGATCATGCCAGAGGACGACCAGGATGTACATACGGATTTCCGACCTACACCTCTACCCCCGTT GAACAGTTCCTCACCTCATCCCTCAGAAGAACCGATAAGAGGACGAGCCTTGAATTTTACTTTGGAAGAAGCCCACCCGACCAATAAACTATTGACTAACTCATCCGCTCATGATGAGTTCGACCTCAGTGACGTCACTATACACGACGACGAAGAGGGAATGATGCCCGAACAGGAGGAGGCTTTCAGTTCGAAAATTCTGGTTCCCAACAGGAAGGAACAAAAGGCGGGATTGAATGTCACTACTTCGCTTG GTGTATGTGAAAAGGGAGGATTAACGTACGAAAACGGTGAAAAACTGGAGGTGGGCTGCGACTCCGTTTGCACCTGTAAAATGGGCAAAATGGTGTGCGAGGACCGTTGCACAGGACCATTTTTTAGAAAAGGAAAGAAGATCGACGATCCGCTTTGTAACGAGAAAGAGACCGAGGATCCTTGTTGTGCCATTATGGTTTGTGCAGGAGATACCG aaaCAGAACCTCTGGAAATGTGCTCTTATggtaataaaacttataatagaGGCGATACTTTCCATAAGGGATGCGATGAGGTGTGTATCTGTGAAATTGCTGGCAAAGTATCGTGTAAACCCAG GTGTCcccaaatcaaaaaaaccccCGAATGTTTCGAAATCTCCGACCCGAACGACGAATGTTGCAAGAAAGTGTTGTGCGACGTCACCTTGGACGACCATCAGGACCACGAAAAAGACGAACCCTCCAATGCGACCCAACCAAAACCCCTGCAGAACCTCCATAAAGTTTTATCAGCTGTCCAACCGAATTCCACCGTGATCATATTGGAAATCGAGCCGAAATATGAGGAGGAAGACGTGAATCTACCTGTCGTAG AGGTGAGCAACGACAAATCGGAATGGAACTATTATCAACTGTTTCCTAGAGGTGAATTATACGTTAAGGAGCATTATAAATATGTGAGGTTAGAGGGAACAGATGACATTATAGAGGTGAAACCAGTGAGTGAAAAAAATCGTGTGAGTAAGGAGGTGACCAAGCAGAAAGCGGCCGATAAGTGTCAGTTTAAAGGGAAAAGTTTCAAAGAGGGTGAGGAGTTTAACGACGACTGTCAGTCCTTGTGCGTGTGTAAAAATGGCGAAATGCGCTGCTTGAAGTTGGAGTGTCCCACTTATTTTGGTGTTGACGTTTTGG ATCCTTCATGCGTCGAATGGGAAACGATCCCGCCGAACTTCAAACCGTCCGCACCAAATTGCTGTCCAGACCAAGTAAGATGCAAAAATAACGGCTCATGTACCTACAAGGGAAACTCCTTTAAAAACTGGGAACAGTTGCCTATTAACGTTACCGGATGCGAAAAACG ATGTTATTGCGAAATGGGACACGTGGAGTGTCAAAATACTTGTCCACCCGTTCCAGCTTTACCACCGGCCAACCTTGGATGTCCCCCCAACTTAGCTGCCCTAAAACCCTCTCCAGATGATGATTGTTGCATGTTCTGGACTTGTAATGAGTCGAATAAGGAACAAG CCAACGTGACCAAACCAGACCCTCAAAGGTACAAAAACAAGACGCAACAGACCTTTGGACCGGCATTTCTGGATCGCCAGCCCAGCAAGGTGTTGGGACCCCTTGCTGTCTACGAAAACGAGGATCTTAATAACGTGGATCCCTTAGATAAGCCCCGTCTTAAACCGGAAGAGAACCCTTTCGTTAAAACGCATTTGGATGATCAACACGAGATCGCCATTCACGGCCACGGGGGTCCGGATGATTTACTACAATTCTTACACCAGCATCCGGAGATTCACGGGCTTCCTTCCGGTTCTGTTGTGGAAGTCCATAAAGTGGATCCCAGTAAGGCGAACCAGTTTTTGCAAATTAACGATATCAATGGGGCGCTGCACGGTAACGAGAAACCACCCGGGGTGCCTTTGGTAAAACGTCCCGGTCATAGGGAGGACATTTCTCTGGAGGAGATCCTGCAGGAGTTGCATAAGAATGTTAATCCTAACGGGCAACAGGGGGGGCCGCTTGTACCTTTTCCCCATAACCCACCGACGTTTGGGGGACAACAGACTGTGGACTTGACTCAGACTGGCAATAAGACTAATAGTAACA ACGCGTTTAACAATCATTACCCGGACGACTTTGGCTTCAGTCAACCGCGAGACGACATATCCGTTCATGCCTTGGAAGCCATCGATCCCCACACCATCAGGTTGGCCTTCATGGTACCACCGGTGATCGTTGGGTTACACGGAAGGGTCGAAGTCAGATACACCTTTAAGGA TACAAACGATTTCAACTCTTGGGACCTCCAAGTGTTCGCACCACCAAACGATTTGATCGCCACGCCGTCTCTCGAGTTCGATTTGCTCGACTTGGTGCCTGATAAggagtataaaattaaaatcaccatAACGTTGAG GGACCTGCATAACACGCCTTCCTCCAGGGTGTATAAGATAAGAACACCACCAGACACTCAAAGTACCACCTTGCCACCTCAGATACCAATTGAACCTGATATGGAGATCTCTGATATTAATTCCACGTGGGTGTCAGTGATGTGGCGGAAGTTTACTGAATACGAATCGCAA ttTATTGATGGTGTCCAGCTGAGGTATCGAGAGATTGACGGGAAAATTTATACGGCAACACCATTGATCCATAGGGCAGTCAACTCGTACATTATTGAAGGCCTTAAGCCGAATACGAAGTACGAGCTTGGGATATTCTTTATACCGTTTCCAG GCCAACATACTGAGCTGAAAGCTGAACATATGCTGCAACTGACTACGGCCAATCTAGTGGACACGTACGATTTTAATGTGGTTTTGGAGATTTCTCATATTAAGTCTACTAGTGTCGAGATATCTTGGAACGGAGTGCCTTATCCCGAGgataaatatgttaatatttatcG AGCAATATACCAAAGTGACTCCGGTAAAGAAGACTTGAGCACCTTCAAAATAGCAAAACGCGACTCGCCCACTAAAACGATCATAACCGACCTGAAACCTGGAACCAGATACAGACTGTGGCTGGagatttatttaacaaatgGCAAAATTCGGACCAGTAACGTGCAGGATTTCATTACGAAACCGAGGGCCGCGCCCCCTCTGGGCTCATCTTCACAAG ATAAAATCTCCAGAGCGTCAGAGTTCGCGGATAGCAGAGGAGACTATTACGGTCCCTTAGTAATAGTGGCGATCCTGGCCGCCATCGCTATCCTCAGCACATTAATTCTGCTTCTGATATTAGTGAGGAGGCACAACCAGAATAAGGCCTCAATAACACCTCCTTCCACCAGAATTAGTCAGTCTGCGTACGATAATCCCACGTATAAAGTGGAAATTCAGCAAGAAACGATGG gtCTGTGA